One genomic region from Candida albicans SC5314 chromosome 6, complete sequence encodes:
- the FET99 gene encoding Fet99p (Multicopper oxidase family protein; similar to S. cerevisiae Fet3; does not complement S. cerevisiae fet3 mutant growth under low-iron; iron-repressed; regulated by Tup1, Rim101; flow model biofilm induced; Spider biofilm repressed), with the protein MRFIVSSFIFFISFLSSLITAETHTWYFKTSWVDANPDGVFPRKMIGFNDSWPLPTLRAKKGDRIQLYLINGFEDLNTTLHFHGLFQHGTNQMDGPEMVTQCPIPPGETYLYNFTIDDQVGTYWYHSHTSGQYGDGMRGVFIIEDDDFPYDYDEEIVLTLSEHYHDYSKDLMPGFLSRFNPTGAEPIPSNILFNETRNNTWKVEPGKTYLLRIANTGRFVTQYLWMEDHEFTVVEVDGVYVEKNTTDMLYITIAQRYGVLITTKNSTDKNYAFMNRVDDTMLDTIPKDLQLNGTNYIVYNESAPLPDAYDVDSIDDYLDDFYLKPLNKEKLLDDADYTITVDVQMDNLGNGVNYAFFNNITYMTPKVPTLLNVLSAGDASTNELVYGSNTNSFVLQGGDVVDIVLNNLDTGRHPFHLHGHVFQLIERHEEIPDTEDPVSYNVSDHAEWPEYPMSRDTVYVKPQSYIVMRFKADNPGVWFFHCHIEWHLDQGLAIVLIEDPEAIQKNSSQHLTDNHKQICEKVGVSWEGNAAANSNNYLDLKGENIQVKRLPTGFTARGIVALVFSCIAAFLGIAAIAYYGMNDIEDVEERVARDLDVDLDEENEDEEEAEIVNEGSSSSGSNSKQH; encoded by the coding sequence ATGCGGTTTATTGTATCatcatttatattttttatcTCATTTTTGCTGTCATTAATAACCGCTGAAACTCACACATGGTACTTTAAAACCAGCTGGGTTGATGCAAATCCTGACGGGGTTTTTCCTCGTAAAATGATCGGGTTTAATGATTCTTGGCCTTTACCTACATTAAGAGCCAAAAAAGGTGACagaattcaattgtatttaatcaatggttttgaagatttgaatACTACTCTACACTTCCACGGTTTATTTCAACATGGCACTAATCAAATGGACGGTCCAGAGATGGTTACTCAATGTCCAATTCCTCCAGGTGAAACATACTTGTATAATTTCACAATTGACGATCAAGTTGGAACTTATTGGTATCATAGTCACACCTCAGGTCAATACGGTGACGGAATGAGAGgtgttttcattattgaGGATGACGACTTTCCATATGActatgatgaagaaattgttttaaCATTAAGTGAACACTACCACGATTATTCAAAGGACTTGATGCCAGGATTCTTGAGTAGATTTAATCCTACTGGTGCTGAGCCAATCCCGCtgaatattttatttaatgaaacCAGAAACAATACATGGAAGGTTGAACCCGGAAAGACATACCTTTTGAGAATTGCCAATACTGGTAGATTTGTCACTCAATATTTGTGGATGGAAGATCATGAGTTCACAGTTGTCGAAGTGGACGGTGTttatgttgaaaaaaatacaacTGATATGTTATATATCACTATTGCTCAAAGATACGGTGTCTTAATCACAACAAAGAATTCAACAGACAAGAATTATGCATTCATGAATCGTGTTGATGATACTATGTTGGATACAATTCCTAaagatttacaattaaATGGTACCAACTATATTGTGTATAATGAAAGTGCTCCATTGCCTGATGCATATGATGTCGATTCCATTGATGACTATTTGGACGATTTTTACTTGAAACCGttaaataaagaaaaacttTTGGATGATGCTGATTATACTATCACCGTTGATGTGCAAATGGACAATTTAGGCAACGGAGTTAACTATGCATTTTTTAATAACATCACTTACATGACACCAAAAGTTCCTACTTTGTTGAATGTTTTAAGTGCTGGTGATGCTTCAACTAATGAACTAGTATATGGCTCAAATACAAACAGTTTTGTGTTACAAGGTGGTGAcgttgttgatattgttttgaATAACTTGGATACAGGTAGACACCCATTCCACTTGCATGGTCATGTATTTCAGTTGATCGAAAGACACGAAGAAATCCCCGATACAGAAGACCCAGTTTCCTACAACGTTAGCGATCATGCCGAATGGCCTGAATACCCGATGAGTAGAGATACTGTTTATGTGAAACCCCAGTCATATATTGTCATGAGATTCAAGGCTGATAACCCTGGTGTTTGGTTTTTTCATTGCCATATTGAATGGCACTTGGATCAAGGTTTGGCTATTGTGTTAATTGAAGATCCAGAAGCtatccaaaaaaattcaagtCAACATTTAACTGATAACCACAAACAAATTTGTGAAAAAGTCGGTGTGTCATGGGAAGGAAATGCAGCAGCTAATTCCAATAATTACTTGGACTTGAAAGGCGAAAACATTCAAGTAAAGAGGTTGCCAACTGGGTTTACTGCAAGAGGTATCGTTGCTCTAGTGTTTTCATGTATTGCCGCATTTTTGGGAATAGCTGCCATCGCCTACTATGGTATGAATGACATTGAAGATGTGGAAGAAAGAGTGGCAAGAGATTTGGATGTGGATTTGGATGAAGAAAACGAggacgaagaagaagcagaAATTGTGAACGAAGGttcctcttcttctggAAGTAACTCTAAACAACATTAG